One uncultured Gellertiella sp. genomic window carries:
- a CDS encoding SDR family oxidoreductase has protein sequence MLDAFDIAGRTAVITGAARGIGRAIACAFARAGATVIILDRDRMEGEATLADLDQHYPGKCRLVVLDVTDEVAVQAAAAEICATHVPEILINNAGIVSNTPFADLTHKHWRDVVNVNLDGTFLCMQAFGIRMVQARRGSIINISSICGDVAAVPQSQTAYDASKAGVNQLTRSLAAEWARHGVRVNAVAPGYVATDMTLAGRQNQMCYKTWIRMTPMARLAEPEEIAHAVVFLASDAASFITGTVLMADGGYTAI, from the coding sequence ATGCTGGATGCTTTCGATATTGCTGGCCGGACTGCGGTGATTACCGGCGCGGCGCGGGGGATTGGCCGGGCGATTGCCTGTGCCTTTGCCAGGGCCGGAGCGACGGTGATCATTCTCGACCGGGACCGGATGGAGGGGGAGGCAACGCTTGCCGATCTCGATCAGCATTATCCCGGAAAATGTCGGCTGGTGGTTCTCGATGTCACCGATGAGGTGGCCGTGCAGGCCGCCGCCGCCGAGATTTGTGCGACCCATGTGCCCGAAATCCTGATCAACAATGCCGGGATCGTCAGCAACACCCCCTTTGCCGATCTCACCCACAAGCACTGGCGCGATGTGGTGAATGTCAACCTTGATGGCACCTTCCTCTGCATGCAGGCCTTTGGCATCCGGATGGTGCAGGCCAGGCGCGGCTCGATCATCAATATCTCGTCGATATGCGGCGATGTCGCCGCCGTGCCGCAATCCCAGACGGCCTATGATGCCAGCAAGGCGGGAGTGAACCAGCTGACGCGGTCACTGGCGGCCGAATGGGCACGCCATGGTGTCCGGGTCAACGCCGTCGCGCCCGGTTATGTCGCCACCGACATGACGCTTGCCGGACGGCAGAACCAGATGTGCTACAAGACCTGGATCCGCATGACCCCCATGGCGCGGCTGGCCGAGCCGGAAGAAATCGCCCATGCGGTGGTGTTTCTCGCCTCCGATGCGGCAAGCTTCATCACCGGGACGGTGCTGATGGCCGATGGCGGCTATACCGCGATCTGA
- the dxr gene encoding 1-deoxy-D-xylulose-5-phosphate reductoisomerase: MTQNGPTRRISILGSTGSIGQNTLDVVAQMGGRARFEIAALTGNGNVALLAEQARATGAKMAVTASDTHYPALKSALSGTGIAVAAGPSGLLEAAALDSDLVMAAIVGTAGLAPTLEAARRGADIALANKECLVTAGALFVEAVRAGGGRLLPVDSEHNAIFQVLEEHHRASLERIILTASGGPFRTFSREQMAGVTAETAARHPNWSMGLKISVGSASMFNKALEMIEAKHLFNVEADRIEVVVHPQSIVHSMVGYCDGSVLAQLGAPDMRTAIGYALGYPDRPRLNVERLDFTRLSRLDFEAPDEVRFPALRLARLALARGGLQSAVMNAAEETAFEAFCRSRIGFLDMAEVAEAIMDQMLDAGEARDIDQVFAVDTEARRRAAEWIGRIAA; the protein is encoded by the coding sequence ATGACCCAGAACGGCCCCACACGCCGCATCAGCATCCTTGGCTCGACCGGCTCCATCGGCCAGAATACGCTTGATGTGGTGGCGCAGATGGGCGGCCGCGCGCGCTTCGAGATTGCGGCACTCACCGGCAATGGCAATGTCGCCCTTCTCGCCGAACAGGCCCGGGCGACGGGCGCGAAAATGGCGGTGACCGCCAGCGACACCCATTACCCTGCACTGAAATCCGCGCTGTCGGGCACCGGTATTGCGGTTGCCGCCGGGCCATCCGGCCTCCTGGAGGCCGCCGCCCTCGACAGCGATCTCGTCATGGCCGCCATCGTCGGTACAGCCGGTCTTGCCCCAACGCTTGAAGCCGCCCGACGGGGCGCCGATATCGCGCTTGCCAACAAGGAATGCCTGGTGACCGCCGGCGCCCTGTTCGTCGAGGCGGTCCGGGCGGGTGGTGGCCGGCTGCTTCCGGTCGACAGCGAGCATAATGCGATTTTCCAGGTGCTGGAGGAGCATCACCGCGCCAGCCTGGAACGGATCATCCTCACCGCCTCCGGTGGCCCGTTCCGCACCTTTAGTCGTGAGCAGATGGCTGGAGTCACCGCCGAAACGGCAGCCCGGCACCCGAACTGGTCGATGGGACTGAAGATTTCCGTCGGCAGTGCCTCCATGTTCAACAAGGCGCTGGAAATGATCGAGGCCAAGCACCTTTTCAACGTGGAGGCGGACCGGATCGAGGTGGTGGTGCATCCGCAATCCATCGTCCATTCCATGGTCGGCTATTGCGACGGCTCGGTGCTGGCCCAGCTTGGCGCACCCGACATGCGCACCGCCATCGGCTATGCGCTCGGCTATCCCGACCGCCCCCGCCTGAATGTCGAACGGCTCGACTTCACCCGCCTGTCGCGGCTGGATTTCGAGGCTCCCGATGAGGTCCGCTTTCCGGCCCTGCGCCTTGCCCGGCTGGCGCTTGCGCGCGGCGGCCTGCAGAGCGCGGTGATGAATGCCGCCGAGGAAACCGCCTTTGAAGCCTTCTGCCGGTCACGCATTGGCTTCCTCGACATGGCTGAGGTGGCGGAGGCGATCATGGACCAGATGCTGGACGCAGGCGAAGCCCGCGACATCGACCAGGTTTTCGCTGTCGACACGGAGGCCCGCAGGCGGGCTGCCGAATGGATCGGCCGAATCGCCGCCTGA
- a CDS encoding metalloregulator ArsR/SmtB family transcription factor, which yields MDDDHLSRILKAAGDTTRRHILTVLVQEGPLRVTALAAHFDMSLNAVSKHIKVLEEAGLVTRKTLGREHFIAAELEPLKLTESWFAQLKSIWELRLEAFETLLVTED from the coding sequence ATGGACGACGATCATCTGTCACGCATTCTGAAAGCTGCCGGGGACACCACCCGGCGACATATCCTGACTGTGCTTGTGCAGGAGGGACCTCTCAGGGTGACGGCGCTCGCCGCCCATTTCGACATGTCGCTCAATGCCGTCTCCAAGCACATCAAGGTGCTGGAGGAGGCAGGCCTCGTCACCCGCAAGACTTTGGGCCGCGAGCATTTCATCGCGGCGGAACTCGAACCGCTGAAGCTCACCGAGAGCTGGTTCGCGCAACTGAAGTCAATATGGGAACTGCGCCTTGAGGCGTTCGAAACACTGCTTGTTACGGAGGATTGA
- a CDS encoding SRPBCC domain-containing protein, giving the protein MNELELTVSKTIAASREKVFAAWLSPAMLSKIMRPTLGVTDLAEVTNDPVEGGQFFIIMKTAERDIPHEGTYLEIRPHSRLSFTWASAHSLDDSVVTIDFAEPKPGATDITLHQVKFRSPDARDGHVKGWTAILGNLGDALALQATTV; this is encoded by the coding sequence ATGAATGAACTGGAACTGACGGTCAGCAAAACCATTGCAGCGTCCCGTGAAAAGGTGTTCGCTGCCTGGCTTTCCCCCGCCATGCTGTCGAAAATCATGCGCCCGACGCTGGGGGTAACCGATCTCGCCGAGGTCACCAACGATCCCGTCGAAGGCGGACAGTTTTTCATCATCATGAAGACCGCAGAGCGGGACATCCCCCACGAAGGCACCTATCTGGAAATCAGGCCGCACAGCCGCCTGTCCTTTACCTGGGCATCCGCCCATTCGCTTGATGACAGTGTCGTCACCATCGATTTCGCCGAACCAAAGCCCGGCGCGACGGACATCACGCTGCACCAGGTCAAGTTCCGCAGCCCCGACGCGCGCGACGGCCACGTCAAGGGCTGGACGGCGATCCTCGGCAATCTCGGGGATGCACTGGCATTGCAGGCTACGACGGTTTAA
- the hemA gene encoding 5-aminolevulinate synthase, with protein sequence MDFEAFFKGELDGLHQEGRYRVFADLERHRGNFPKATRHGVNGPAEVTVWCSNDYLGMGQNPVVIEAMKQAIDDCGAGAGGTRNISGTNHHHVLLERELADLHGKESALIFTSGYVSNWATLGTLGQKIPGLIIFSDALNHASMIEGIKHGKCERVIWRHNDVADLEAKLAAADPKAPKLVAFESVYSMDGDIAPIKEICDIADKYGAMTYLDEVHAVGMYGPRGGGIAEREGLMDRLTIIEGTLGKAFGVMGGYIAGSTAICDFIRSFSSGFIFTTALPPALAAGAVASIRHLKVSQFERARHQERVRRFRQLLDARGIPHTSNPSHIVPVMVGDAAKCKWISDILLDSYGVYVQPINYPTVPRKTERLRFTPTPLHSDGDMEQLVSALHQLWSRCALARAVA encoded by the coding sequence ATGGATTTCGAGGCATTTTTCAAGGGCGAACTGGACGGTCTGCATCAGGAAGGCCGTTACCGCGTCTTTGCCGATCTGGAACGCCACCGGGGCAATTTCCCGAAGGCGACCCGTCATGGTGTGAATGGCCCGGCGGAAGTGACCGTCTGGTGCTCCAACGACTATCTCGGCATGGGCCAGAACCCTGTTGTCATCGAGGCGATGAAGCAGGCGATCGACGATTGCGGCGCAGGGGCCGGCGGCACCCGCAACATTTCCGGCACCAATCACCACCATGTCCTGCTGGAGCGCGAGCTTGCGGATCTGCATGGCAAGGAATCGGCGCTGATCTTCACCTCCGGCTATGTTTCCAACTGGGCGACCCTCGGCACGCTTGGCCAGAAGATCCCCGGCCTGATCATTTTCTCCGACGCGCTCAATCATGCCTCGATGATCGAAGGCATCAAGCACGGCAAGTGCGAGCGGGTCATCTGGCGGCACAATGATGTCGCCGATCTAGAAGCCAAGCTTGCCGCTGCCGATCCGAAGGCACCGAAGCTGGTGGCGTTTGAATCCGTCTATTCGATGGATGGCGACATCGCGCCGATCAAGGAAATCTGCGACATCGCCGACAAGTATGGCGCGATGACCTATCTCGACGAAGTGCATGCCGTCGGCATGTATGGCCCGCGCGGCGGCGGCATTGCCGAGCGCGAAGGCCTGATGGACCGGCTGACCATCATCGAAGGTACGCTCGGCAAGGCTTTCGGCGTGATGGGCGGCTATATCGCCGGTTCGACGGCCATCTGCGACTTTATCCGCTCCTTCTCCTCCGGCTTCATCTTCACCACGGCCCTGCCGCCGGCCCTTGCCGCCGGTGCCGTCGCCTCGATCCGCCATCTCAAGGTTTCGCAGTTCGAGCGTGCCCGGCATCAGGAGCGCGTGCGCCGCTTTCGGCAACTGCTCGATGCGCGCGGCATTCCGCATACCAGCAATCCCAGCCATATCGTGCCGGTGATGGTCGGCGATGCCGCCAAATGCAAGTGGATTTCCGACATCCTGCTCGACAGCTACGGTGTCTATGTGCAGCCGATCAATTACCCGACGGTTCCGCGCAAGACCGAACGCCTGCGCTTTACCCCGACGCCGCTGCACAGCGATGGCGACATGGAACAGCTGGTCTCGGCGCTCCACCAGCTCTGGTCGCGCTGCGCACTCGCCCGCGCCGTCGCCTGA
- a CDS encoding globin-coupled sensor protein codes for MQSGHSGTVQSSNTSAARRLEFMQLDEGGLQRLRSLKSLIEREFPTGLDKFYEQLRKSPEVKRFFASEEHIGRAKGAQAGHWVNIANGSFNADYIAKVRTIGSVHARIGLEPRWYIGGYAIILDHLIREASKELAPKGGLFSKKAASPEELGGAIASLVKAVLLDMDLAISVYIEEAEIAKQKAQAEAIEAEREIVRRVFGQAMAAIAAKDVSYTIQEDLPEAYSVLRDDFNQALAGLCQTIEGIGGSSSQIKAGASEILDAANDLARRTEQQAASVEETAAALEEITNTVKESSRRAEEAGQLVARTKSGAELSGKVVEKAVAAMGAIENSSRQISSIIGVIDDIAFQTNLLALNAGVEAARAGEAGKGFAVVAQEVRELAQRSAHAAKEIKTLITTSGDQVKSGVSLVDETGRALATIVTEVNEINRHIGHIVDSAREQSVALQEINMAVNQMDQTTQKNAAMVEESTAASHALVQEVSRIADLLREFNTGASYRMNGRETQRYRAA; via the coding sequence ATGCAGTCAGGTCATTCAGGCACCGTCCAGTCTTCAAATACATCTGCGGCCCGCCGCCTTGAATTCATGCAGCTTGACGAGGGCGGTTTGCAGCGCCTGCGCAGCCTGAAATCGCTGATCGAGCGGGAATTTCCGACGGGCCTCGACAAATTCTATGAACAATTGCGCAAGAGCCCCGAGGTAAAGCGCTTCTTTGCTTCAGAAGAGCATATTGGCCGCGCCAAGGGCGCGCAGGCCGGTCACTGGGTCAATATCGCCAATGGCAGTTTCAATGCGGACTATATTGCCAAGGTCCGCACCATCGGCTCCGTGCATGCCCGCATCGGGCTGGAGCCGCGCTGGTATATTGGCGGCTATGCCATCATTCTCGACCATCTGATCCGCGAAGCATCGAAGGAACTGGCACCGAAGGGTGGCCTGTTTTCGAAAAAGGCTGCTTCGCCGGAAGAGCTCGGCGGTGCCATTGCCAGCCTGGTGAAGGCGGTGCTGCTCGACATGGATCTGGCGATTTCCGTCTATATCGAAGAGGCCGAGATCGCCAAGCAGAAGGCCCAGGCCGAAGCCATCGAAGCTGAACGGGAAATCGTGCGCCGGGTCTTCGGCCAGGCCATGGCGGCGATTGCCGCCAAGGATGTGAGCTACACGATCCAGGAGGACCTGCCCGAGGCCTATTCGGTGCTGCGCGACGATTTCAACCAGGCGCTAGCCGGGCTTTGCCAGACGATTGAAGGGATCGGCGGATCCAGCAGCCAGATCAAGGCCGGGGCCAGCGAAATTCTCGATGCGGCCAATGACCTTGCCCGCCGCACCGAACAGCAGGCGGCCTCCGTGGAGGAAACCGCTGCCGCACTCGAGGAAATCACCAATACCGTCAAGGAATCCAGCCGCCGCGCCGAAGAGGCAGGCCAGCTGGTTGCCCGCACCAAGAGCGGCGCCGAACTCTCCGGCAAGGTGGTGGAAAAGGCCGTGGCGGCGATGGGTGCCATCGAGAATTCGTCGCGGCAGATTTCCAGCATCATCGGCGTCATCGACGACATTGCCTTCCAGACCAATCTTCTGGCGCTGAATGCCGGTGTCGAGGCGGCGCGCGCCGGTGAGGCCGGCAAGGGCTTTGCCGTTGTCGCGCAGGAAGTGCGCGAACTCGCCCAGCGCTCCGCCCATGCGGCAAAGGAGATCAAGACCCTGATCACCACATCCGGTGACCAGGTGAAATCCGGCGTGTCGCTGGTGGACGAGACGGGGCGGGCGCTGGCCACAATCGTCACCGAGGTTAACGAAATAAACCGGCATATCGGCCATATCGTTGATTCAGCCCGTGAACAGTCGGTTGCGTTGCAGGAAATCAACATGGCGGTCAACCAGATGGACCAGACGACCCAGAAGAACGCCGCCATGGTGGAGGAATCAACGGCGGCCAGCCATGCGCTGGTGCAGGAAGTGTCGCGGATCGCCGATCTCTTGCGCGAGTTCAACACGGGTGCCAGCTACCGGATGAACGGCCGGGAGACGCAGAGATACCGGGCTGCCTGA
- a CDS encoding xanthine dehydrogenase family protein subunit M, which yields MYATNYHRASSVDEAVRLAGSGEDAKYVSGGQTLIATMKQRLASPSDLVDLRHVADLKGISVSGRSVRIGAAVPHADVASSVALRAVCPALANLASHIGDRHVRNLGTIGGSVANNDPAADYPAAMLALDATMITNSREIAAKDFFRGLFETALGASEMITAIRFEAPDKAGYAKFANPASRYAMAGVFVAKRGGDVRVAVTGAGSDGVFRHAGLEQALAASFTGDAASAVTVDSANLMADLHASADYRANLVKVMAKRAVAAAR from the coding sequence ATGTATGCGACCAATTATCATCGCGCCTCTTCGGTCGACGAGGCTGTCAGGCTGGCAGGCTCCGGCGAGGATGCCAAATATGTCTCGGGCGGCCAGACGCTGATTGCGACCATGAAGCAGCGGCTTGCCTCGCCGAGCGATCTGGTGGACCTGCGCCATGTCGCCGATCTCAAGGGGATTTCCGTTTCGGGCCGCTCCGTCAGGATCGGCGCGGCGGTCCCCCATGCGGACGTGGCCTCTTCGGTGGCCCTGCGGGCCGTCTGCCCGGCGCTTGCCAATCTCGCCAGCCATATCGGTGACCGGCATGTACGCAATCTCGGCACTATAGGCGGTTCGGTGGCCAACAATGACCCGGCGGCGGATTATCCCGCCGCCATGCTGGCGCTCGATGCGACGATGATCACCAACAGCAGGGAGATTGCCGCGAAGGACTTTTTCAGGGGCCTGTTCGAGACGGCGCTTGGTGCCTCGGAAATGATCACCGCGATCCGTTTCGAGGCCCCTGACAAGGCGGGCTATGCCAAGTTTGCCAACCCGGCCTCGCGCTACGCCATGGCGGGCGTCTTCGTTGCAAAGCGCGGCGGAGATGTCCGGGTGGCGGTCACGGGAGCCGGATCGGATGGCGTCTTCCGCCATGCGGGCCTCGAACAGGCGCTTGCGGCCTCCTTTACCGGAGATGCGGCGAGTGCCGTGACGGTGGATTCCGCCAATCTCATGGCGGATCTCCATGCCAGTGCCGACTATCGCGCCAATCTGGTAAAGGTCATGGCAAAGCGGGCTGTGGCAGCCGCGAGGTGA
- a CDS encoding xanthine dehydrogenase family protein molybdopterin-binding subunit: MGVEGIGARVTRKEDKRFLTGKGRYTDDMTVPGMKFAHFIRSPHAHARIRGIDTSAALSMPGVIGILDGKQLKADGIGNLICGWMIHSKDGSPMKMGAWRPLADETVRYVGDAVAIVVADNLAEARDAAEAVMVDYEVLPAIISSVDTLKPGAPQLHPEAPNNLIFDWEIGDGAAADAAIASAAHVTEMDIVNNRLSPNPMEPRATLGIFDEAEDHYTCYTTSQNPHLARLVMSAFYNVAPEHKLRVIAPDVGGGFGSKIYIYPEEVVCLWASKKTGVPVKWTSDRTEAFLTDAHGRDHVTKVKMAFDKDNRITGLKVDTIANLGAYMSLFSSVTPTYLHATLFSGQYVIPAIHANVRTVYTNTAPVDAYRGAGRPEATYVLERVMETAARELGVSPAELRRKNFITTFPYQTPVILTYDAGDYAASLDAAMAASDWNGFEARRAEAKARGKKRGIGMSCYIEACGIAPSAAVGSLGAGVGLWESAEVRVNAVGTIEVLTGSHSHGQGHETTFAQLVAERLGVPIDSVAIVHGDTDKVQMGMGTYGSRSGAVGMSAIVKALDKVEAKAKKIAAHLMEADESDIVVENGTLKVAGTDKSLPWFQVALAAYTAHNLPQGMEPGLKEGAFYDPSNFTFPAGCYICEVEVDPETGKTEIVQFVAADDFGNIINPMIVEGQVHGGIAQGVGQALLEGVHYDETTGQLLTASYMDYAMPRADDLPSFTVSHQCTPSPSNPLGIKGCGEAGAIGSPPAVINAITDAIGNNNLTMPATPQKVWAALNAAK; encoded by the coding sequence ATGGGTGTTGAAGGCATTGGCGCGCGCGTTACCCGCAAGGAAGACAAGCGCTTTCTGACCGGCAAGGGCCGGTATACCGACGATATGACCGTACCGGGCATGAAATTCGCCCATTTCATCCGCAGCCCCCATGCCCATGCCCGCATTCGCGGCATCGATACATCGGCGGCACTTTCGATGCCCGGTGTCATCGGCATCCTCGATGGCAAGCAGCTGAAGGCGGACGGGATCGGCAACCTGATCTGCGGCTGGATGATCCATTCCAAAGATGGCTCGCCGATGAAGATGGGGGCCTGGCGTCCGCTGGCCGACGAGACCGTGCGCTATGTCGGCGATGCCGTCGCCATCGTGGTTGCCGACAACCTTGCCGAGGCGCGCGATGCGGCGGAAGCCGTGATGGTGGATTATGAGGTTCTGCCTGCGATCATCTCGTCGGTCGACACGCTGAAGCCGGGTGCGCCGCAACTCCATCCCGAAGCGCCGAACAACCTGATCTTCGACTGGGAGATTGGCGATGGCGCGGCCGCGGATGCGGCGATTGCCAGTGCCGCCCATGTCACCGAAATGGACATCGTCAACAACCGGCTGTCGCCGAACCCGATGGAGCCGCGCGCCACGCTGGGCATCTTCGACGAGGCGGAAGATCACTATACCTGCTACACGACCAGCCAGAATCCGCATCTCGCCCGGCTGGTGATGAGCGCCTTCTACAATGTCGCGCCCGAGCACAAGCTCCGGGTGATCGCCCCCGATGTCGGTGGCGGCTTCGGTTCGAAGATCTATATCTATCCGGAAGAAGTGGTCTGCCTCTGGGCGTCGAAGAAGACGGGCGTGCCGGTCAAGTGGACCTCGGACCGCACCGAAGCCTTCCTCACCGATGCGCATGGCCGCGACCATGTCACCAAGGTGAAGATGGCTTTCGACAAGGACAACCGGATCACCGGCCTCAAGGTCGACACCATCGCCAATCTCGGCGCCTATATGTCGCTCTTCTCCTCCGTGACCCCCACCTACCTGCATGCGACGCTGTTTTCCGGGCAATATGTCATCCCGGCGATCCACGCAAATGTCCGCACCGTCTATACCAATACCGCCCCGGTCGATGCCTATCGTGGCGCCGGCCGGCCGGAAGCGACCTATGTGCTGGAGCGCGTGATGGAAACGGCGGCGCGCGAGCTTGGCGTTTCCCCCGCCGAACTGCGCCGCAAGAACTTCATCACCACCTTCCCCTACCAGACACCCGTTATCCTCACCTATGATGCCGGGGACTATGCGGCCTCGCTGGATGCGGCGATGGCGGCATCCGACTGGAACGGTTTCGAAGCCCGTCGTGCCGAGGCCAAGGCACGCGGCAAGAAGCGCGGCATCGGCATGAGCTGCTATATCGAGGCCTGCGGCATCGCGCCGTCTGCCGCGGTCGGGTCGCTCGGGGCTGGCGTCGGCCTCTGGGAATCGGCGGAGGTCAGGGTCAATGCGGTCGGCACCATCGAGGTTCTGACCGGCTCGCACAGCCATGGCCAGGGCCACGAAACCACCTTTGCCCAGCTTGTCGCCGAACGTCTCGGCGTGCCGATCGACAGTGTGGCCATCGTCCACGGCGATACGGACAAGGTGCAGATGGGCATGGGCACCTATGGCTCGCGCTCGGGTGCTGTCGGCATGTCGGCCATCGTCAAGGCGCTCGACAAGGTCGAGGCCAAGGCGAAGAAGATCGCCGCCCACCTGATGGAAGCCGATGAAAGCGACATCGTCGTTGAAAACGGCACGCTGAAGGTGGCGGGCACCGACAAGTCGCTGCCCTGGTTCCAGGTGGCTCTTGCCGCCTATACCGCGCATAACCTGCCGCAGGGCATGGAGCCGGGCCTGAAGGAAGGGGCATTCTACGATCCCTCCAACTTCACCTTCCCGGCCGGCTGCTATATCTGCGAGGTGGAGGTCGATCCGGAAACCGGCAAGACCGAAATCGTCCAGTTCGTCGCCGCCGACGACTTCGGCAATATCATCAACCCGATGATCGTCGAGGGCCAGGTGCATGGCGGCATCGCGCAAGGGGTCGGCCAGGCGCTGCTTGAAGGGGTTCACTATGACGAGACCACCGGCCAGCTGCTGACGGCGTCCTATATGGACTACGCCATGCCGCGCGCCGATGACCTGCCGTCCTTCACGGTCTCGCATCAATGCACCCCGAGCCCGAGCAATCCGCTCGGCATCAAGGGCTGCGGCGAGGCGGGGGCGATCGGCTCGCCGCCGGCGGTGATCAATGCCATCACCGACGCCATCGGCAACAACAACCTCACCATGCCCGCCACGCCGCAAAAGGTGTGGGCCGCATTGAACGCCGCGAAGTAA
- a CDS encoding 2Fe-2S iron-sulfur cluster-binding protein, whose protein sequence is MAKVTLTVNGRAVSGECEERTLLVHFIREKLGLTGTHVGCDTNQCGACVVHMDGRSVKSCSILAVQASGSAITTIEGLASNGEMHPVQAAFKENHGLQCGFCTPGMVMTAVDLIERHGPGLTEADVRAGLDGNICRCTGYHNIVKSVLSAADTMAASRQAAE, encoded by the coding sequence ATGGCGAAAGTGACACTGACGGTGAATGGCCGGGCAGTCAGCGGCGAGTGCGAAGAACGCACGCTGCTCGTTCATTTCATCCGGGAAAAACTGGGGCTGACGGGAACCCATGTCGGTTGCGACACCAACCAATGCGGTGCCTGCGTGGTGCATATGGATGGCAGGTCGGTAAAAAGCTGCTCGATCCTGGCCGTGCAGGCGTCGGGATCGGCAATCACCACCATCGAAGGCCTTGCCAGCAATGGCGAAATGCATCCCGTGCAGGCGGCTTTCAAGGAAAATCACGGGCTGCAATGCGGCTTCTGCACGCCGGGCATGGTGATGACGGCGGTCGACCTCATCGAGCGGCATGGACCTGGTCTCACCGAAGCGGATGTGCGCGCCGGTCTTGACGGCAATATTTGTCGCTGCACGGGCTATCACAACATCGTCAAATCCGTCCTGTCCGCCGCCGACACGATGGCTGCCAGCCGTCAGGCCGCAGAATAA
- a CDS encoding YMGG-like glycine zipper-containing protein yields MKKAIVLLLVGLSVASCSQTEKGAAIGAGAGAILGGAITGDVRGAAVGAAIGGVSGAVIGNVSEQPGQCYYRDRYGRRYIDSCPRNGY; encoded by the coding sequence ATGAAAAAGGCCATCGTACTTCTGTTGGTTGGTTTGTCGGTAGCAAGCTGCTCGCAGACTGAAAAGGGTGCCGCAATCGGTGCTGGCGCAGGTGCCATTCTCGGTGGCGCAATCACCGGCGACGTACGCGGCGCAGCCGTTGGCGCTGCCATCGGCGGTGTCTCGGGTGCCGTCATCGGCAATGTCTCGGAACAGCCCGGCCAGTGCTACTACCGCGACCGTTACGGTCGTCGTTACATCGACAGCTGCCCGCGCAACGGCTATTGA